A window from Ignavibacteriota bacterium encodes these proteins:
- the dsbD gene encoding protein-disulfide reductase DsbD, whose protein sequence is MKQIKIFTILLFLTFTINVFSQFGFEKVKILKTEVFTSFNKIQQGGEVKLAVKINIDHAWHINSDKPKEDFLIPTELKITTSDNFEIGKIVYPKSKEIKFDFSDNPVSVFEGEVFIGTILKVPQNIQLGEKQIVVELSYQGCNNATCMAPSSIIDTINLIVVDKSEQIQEINSEIFSNLNLQYSSSKKSEDDSLTNQLEKSGLFLTLLIVFLGGLALNLTPCVYPLIPITIGYFGGQSEGKSSKLFLMGFFYVLGMALTYSVVGVVTALSGSVFGTLLQNPIVIIFIALIFIALSLSMFGVYEFKLPDSLVAKAGGSKSGMFGAFFMGLTMGIVAAPCIGPFVIGLVTYVAAKGDPFYGFLLFFVMAIGLGLPYLVLALFSGKIKNLPRAGFWMDAVKHIFGFILLGMAIYFAEPLLPKSISKYILPIFMIISGILLFIMDNEANKIFGFKIFKIVFSTLLIIGAAYLLYPNEKKSLDWEYYSEQNYESALSNNEKMIIDFYADWCIPCKELDALTFSNDEVIKASQNFKSFKVDMTKTLSEETEIIRKKFEIRGMPTVLIIDSNGKEVERITGFINAKEFHKIIETVK, encoded by the coding sequence ATGAAACAAATAAAAATATTTACAATTCTACTTTTTCTGACTTTTACAATTAATGTTTTTTCACAATTTGGATTTGAGAAAGTTAAAATTCTTAAAACGGAAGTTTTTACATCGTTCAATAAAATTCAGCAAGGCGGTGAAGTAAAACTTGCCGTAAAAATTAATATTGATCATGCATGGCATATAAATTCTGATAAACCTAAAGAAGATTTTTTAATTCCTACCGAATTGAAAATTACAACTTCCGATAATTTTGAAATTGGAAAAATTGTTTATCCGAAATCCAAAGAAATTAAATTTGATTTTTCTGATAATCCAGTTTCGGTTTTTGAAGGTGAAGTTTTTATAGGAACAATTTTAAAAGTTCCTCAAAACATTCAATTGGGTGAAAAACAAATTGTTGTTGAGCTTTCATATCAAGGATGTAACAACGCAACTTGTATGGCGCCAAGTTCAATAATTGATACAATAAATTTAATAGTTGTTGATAAATCAGAACAGATTCAAGAAATTAATTCAGAAATTTTTAGCAATCTAAATTTGCAATATTCTTCATCAAAAAAAAGTGAAGATGATTCATTAACTAATCAGCTTGAAAAAAGTGGATTATTTCTAACTCTACTAATTGTATTTTTAGGCGGTTTAGCTTTAAATCTTACACCTTGTGTTTATCCATTAATTCCAATTACGATTGGTTATTTCGGCGGACAAAGTGAAGGGAAAAGTTCAAAATTATTTTTAATGGGATTTTTTTATGTTTTAGGAATGGCACTAACTTATTCTGTTGTTGGAGTTGTTACAGCACTAAGCGGATCAGTTTTCGGTACACTTCTACAAAATCCAATTGTAATTATTTTCATTGCTCTAATTTTTATTGCACTCTCATTGAGCATGTTCGGAGTTTATGAATTTAAATTGCCGGATTCGCTTGTTGCAAAAGCCGGTGGTTCAAAATCGGGAATGTTCGGCGCATTTTTTATGGGATTAACAATGGGAATTGTTGCAGCTCCTTGTATTGGTCCTTTTGTAATTGGATTGGTAACTTATGTTGCAGCAAAGGGAGATCCCTTTTATGGATTTTTACTTTTCTTTGTTATGGCAATTGGATTAGGTTTGCCGTATTTGGTGTTAGCTTTATTTTCCGGAAAAATTAAAAATCTTCCTCGTGCCGGTTTTTGGATGGATGCTGTAAAACATATTTTCGGATTTATTTTACTTGGAATGGCAATTTATTTTGCAGAACCTCTTTTACCAAAATCCATCTCAAAATATATTCTTCCAATTTTTATGATAATTTCCGGAATTCTTTTATTCATAATGGATAACGAGGCAAACAAAATTTTCGGATTCAAAATATTTAAAATAGTTTTTAGCACATTGTTAATTATCGGTGCTGCATATTTGCTTTATCCAAACGAAAAAAAATCTTTAGATTGGGAATATTATTCTGAACAAAATTATGAATCAGCCTTATCAAATAATGAAAAAATGATTATTGATTTTTATGCCGATTGGTGTATTCCATGTAAGGAATTAGATGCACTAACTTTTTCTAATGATGAAGTGATTAAAGCCTCACAAAACTTCAAAAGTTTTAAAGTTGATATGACCAAAACACTTTCCGAAGAAACCGAAATTATCAGAAAGAAATTCGAAATAAGAGGAATGCCCACAGTTTTAATTATTGATTCAAATGGCAAAGAAGTGGAAAGAATTACTGGCTTTATTAATGCGAAAGAATTTCATAAAATAATTGAGACTGTAAAATAA
- a CDS encoding NAD+ synthase, protein MKIGLCQINSIIGKIDYNKLKILEGYKKGIEARVDLVICPELALCGYPPQDLIEKAEFRSEVIKAANEIAEQTNGVGLIFGTITEEFDFVGTGLYNSAVLCFDGKIQFVQNKTLLPNYDVFDEVRYFESAKDVHVFKFKDEKLGISICEDIWNDADYWKHRLYEKDPVQRLVDKGSTILVNISASPYHYGRREERREMLSVLTKTNKLPLAYVSCVGAQTDLIFDGASLCLDKDGRLVKIGKTFEEDFIVFDTNENYSEIKNIEGTYGEEVINSLVLGLKDYASKSGFKKALVGLSGGIDSAVVTYLAVQAFGKENVHVVMMPSEFSSEGSVKDSEKLIQNLGISSEKISISSLFNEFKKVLQPSFLNKKLDVTEENLQSRIRGILLMALSNKFGYLLCTTGNKSEMAVGYATLYGDMNGAIGVIADIYKTEVYEIANFINRNDEIIPQEIIQKAPSAELSPNQKDVDSLPPYDLLDKILELYLEEYKEYKEISEIIGDEKLVKKILNLVDRNEFKRNQSAPALRVTKKSFGYGRRFPIVQGWRI, encoded by the coding sequence ATGAAAATTGGTTTGTGCCAAATAAATTCTATTATTGGAAAAATTGATTATAATAAATTAAAAATTTTAGAAGGATATAAAAAAGGAATTGAAGCTCGGGTTGATTTGGTAATTTGTCCAGAATTAGCTTTGTGCGGATATCCTCCACAAGATTTGATAGAAAAAGCAGAATTTAGAAGTGAAGTCATAAAAGCCGCAAATGAAATTGCTGAGCAAACAAATGGTGTTGGATTAATATTTGGTACAATTACGGAAGAATTTGATTTTGTTGGAACCGGTTTGTATAACTCGGCGGTTTTATGTTTTGATGGAAAAATTCAATTTGTGCAGAATAAAACACTTCTACCAAATTATGATGTTTTTGACGAAGTAAGATATTTTGAATCTGCAAAAGATGTTCACGTTTTTAAATTTAAAGATGAAAAATTAGGAATCTCAATCTGCGAAGATATTTGGAATGATGCAGATTATTGGAAACACAGACTTTATGAAAAAGATCCCGTTCAAAGACTAGTTGATAAAGGTTCAACAATTTTGGTTAATATTTCCGCAAGTCCTTATCATTACGGAAGAAGGGAAGAACGCCGCGAAATGCTTTCCGTATTAACAAAAACAAATAAGCTCCCGTTGGCTTACGTTTCATGTGTTGGAGCCCAAACTGATTTAATATTTGATGGTGCAAGTTTATGTTTGGATAAAGATGGAAGATTGGTAAAAATAGGTAAAACATTTGAAGAAGATTTTATTGTTTTTGATACAAATGAAAATTATTCCGAAATAAAAAATATTGAAGGAACTTACGGAGAAGAAGTTATAAATTCTTTGGTTTTGGGATTAAAAGATTATGCATCAAAATCCGGATTTAAAAAAGCTTTAGTTGGATTAAGCGGTGGAATTGATTCTGCCGTTGTTACATATTTAGCTGTTCAAGCATTTGGGAAAGAAAATGTTCATGTTGTTATGATGCCATCAGAATTTTCCAGCGAAGGAAGTGTTAAAGATTCAGAGAAACTTATTCAAAATCTCGGCATCTCATCAGAAAAAATTTCTATTAGTTCTTTATTTAATGAGTTTAAAAAAGTTCTTCAACCATCGTTTCTAAATAAAAAGCTGGATGTGACTGAAGAAAATCTTCAATCCAGAATTCGCGGAATTTTATTAATGGCTTTATCAAATAAGTTTGGATATTTATTATGCACAACTGGAAATAAATCCGAAATGGCAGTTGGTTATGCAACTCTTTACGGAGATATGAACGGAGCAATTGGTGTAATTGCTGATATTTACAAAACTGAAGTTTATGAAATTGCAAATTTTATAAACAGAAATGATGAAATAATTCCGCAAGAAATAATTCAAAAAGCTCCATCGGCAGAATTGAGTCCTAACCAAAAAGACGTTGATTCGCTTCCGCCATATGATTTATTGGATAAAATTCTTGAATTATATTTAGAAGAATACAAAGAGTACAAAGAAATTTCAGAAATTATCGGCGATGAAAAATTGGTAAAGAAAATTTTAAACTTAGTTGATAGAAATGAATTTAAGCGAAATCAATCGGCTCCGGCTTTGCGCGTTACAAAAAAATCTTTTGGTTACGGAAGAAGATTCCCTATTGTTCAAGGTTGGCGAATTTAG
- a CDS encoding PspC domain-containing protein, whose product MEKKLYRSRSKKVIAGVGGGLGDYIGVDPVIIRILLILFTIFSGFGILVYIILWVVIQEEPYEKIVNENKNVQNNAENISSDIPPVSNFTQENKVTPENSSNKGRVIFGAILIGVGLMFLSERFIPSFDFEVLFMSAIILLGLFLIFNSTNKTEKKI is encoded by the coding sequence ATGGAAAAGAAATTATATCGATCAAGATCTAAAAAAGTAATTGCCGGAGTTGGCGGTGGTTTAGGAGATTATATCGGCGTTGATCCGGTAATAATTAGAATTCTTCTTATTCTATTTACAATTTTTAGCGGGTTTGGAATATTAGTTTATATCATTTTGTGGGTTGTAATTCAAGAAGAACCATATGAAAAAATTGTTAATGAAAATAAAAATGTTCAGAATAATGCAGAAAATATTTCATCTGATATTCCGCCAGTTTCAAATTTCACACAAGAAAATAAAGTAACTCCTGAAAATTCATCAAACAAAGGCAGAGTTATTTTTGGTGCAATTTTAATTGGTGTTGGATTAATGTTTTTATCAGAAAGATTTATTCCATCTTTTGATTTTGAAGTATTGTTCATGTCGGCAATAATTTTATTAGGACTTTTTTTAATATTTAACTCTACAAATAAAACAGAGAAAAAAATATGA
- a CDS encoding MGMT family protein: MSKKTNFDKQKSSKRKIDFFDKVYKVVAKIPYGKVTTYGAIAEFCGIKSSARTVGWAINGAKDSGLPCHRVVNRNGELTGKLHFGDPNLMEELLQFEGIEFTKSGNVNMEKHLWKPKKIKNEKLKVKIPKSKNG; encoded by the coding sequence ATGTCTAAAAAAACAAATTTTGATAAACAAAAAAGTAGCAAAAGAAAAATAGATTTTTTTGATAAAGTTTATAAAGTTGTTGCAAAAATTCCCTATGGAAAAGTTACAACTTACGGAGCAATTGCAGAATTTTGTGGAATTAAATCATCTGCAAGAACTGTTGGCTGGGCAATAAATGGAGCTAAAGATTCCGGTTTGCCTTGTCATAGAGTTGTAAATAGAAATGGTGAATTAACCGGAAAATTACATTTTGGTGATCCGAATTTAATGGAAGAGTTGTTACAATTTGAGGGAATTGAATTTACCAAATCCGGAAATGTTAATATGGAAAAGCATTTATGGAAACCAAAAAAAATCAAAAATGAAAAGTTAAAAGTCAAAATACCAAAATCAAAAAATGGTTAA
- the prfB gene encoding peptide chain release factor 2 (programmed frameshift), with the protein MFEEQLKFAKDQNEKLEKLRGYLDISNKVNKISELKKETEKDGFWNDQKSAQNVLQEIKKIEIWVEQFDKLKEKQKNLFEFIELAELESDESLFDEIQKEISELDEKISSLEFKSMLSGKDDDKNCIMTIHSGAGGTESQDWAEMLFRMYLRWAEQNNFQTKLIDMLEGEGAGIKSATLEITGEFAYGYAKAENGVHRLVRISPFDSNKRRHTSFASVFVIPEVDDSIEIEINPADLRIDTYRSGGKGGQNVNKVETAVRITHIPTNTVAACQSERSQSSNKINALKLLKSKLYQLELAKQEAVNEETEKTKMKIEWGSQIRSYVFHPYNMVKDHRTNVETSNTQAVMDGDINMFMKAFLLEFSQNI; encoded by the exons ATGTTTGAAGAACAATTGAAATTTGCAAAAGATCAGAATGAAAAATTAGAGAAATTACGAGGTTATCTT GACATTTCAAATAAAGTAAATAAAATAAGTGAATTAAAAAAAGAAACTGAAAAAGATGGATTTTGGAACGATCAGAAAAGTGCGCAAAATGTATTGCAAGAAATTAAGAAAATAGAAATATGGGTTGAACAATTTGATAAGCTAAAGGAGAAACAAAAAAATCTTTTCGAATTTATTGAACTTGCTGAGCTAGAAAGTGATGAATCTTTATTTGATGAAATACAGAAAGAAATTTCGGAATTAGATGAAAAAATTTCCAGCTTAGAATTTAAAAGTATGTTAAGCGGAAAAGATGATGATAAAAATTGCATTATGACAATTCACTCAGGAGCTGGCGGAACCGAATCTCAAGATTGGGCAGAAATGCTTTTCAGAATGTATTTACGATGGGCAGAACAGAATAATTTTCAAACAAAACTAATTGATATGTTAGAGGGCGAAGGCGCCGGAATTAAAAGTGCAACTTTAGAAATTACCGGGGAATTTGCTTACGGCTATGCAAAGGCTGAAAATGGTGTTCATCGTTTAGTAAGAATTTCTCCGTTCGATTCGAATAAAAGAAGACATACATCTTTTGCCTCTGTTTTCGTAATTCCGGAAGTTGATGATTCAATCGAAATTGAAATAAATCCAGCTGATTTAAGAATTGATACATATCGTTCCGGCGGAAAAGGCGGACAGAACGTAAACAAAGTTGAAACTGCAGTTAGAATTACACACATTCCCACAAATACCGTTGCTGCATGTCAGTCGGAAAGATCGCAATCAAGCAATAAAATTAATGCTCTTAAACTTTTAAAATCAAAACTTTATCAGTTGGAGTTGGCAAAGCAAGAAGCTGTAAATGAAGAAACTGAAAAAACCAAAATGAAAATTGAGTGGGGAAGTCAAATAAGGTCTTATGTTTTTCATCCATATAATATGGTTAAAGATCATCGCACAAATGTTGAAACTTCAAACACACAAGCTGTTATGGATGGCGATATAAATATGTTTATGAAAGCATTTTTATTAGAATTTTCCCAGAATATTTAA
- the miaA gene encoding tRNA (adenosine(37)-N6)-dimethylallyltransferase MiaA — protein MELKVLIIVGPTCSGKTTLGIKLAQKLNSEIISADSRQIFKLLNIGTAKPTETELNLVKHHFINKLNPDEIYNVSKFEKDSLEIINNLHKQNKIPIVVGGSGLYIKAIVDGIFDEVDIDENYRTELLEKRKQFGNEYLYEMLNKIDEKTASNLLPQNWKRIIRALEVFHLTGKPIWEFHISQSRNLNLDFIQIGLNWQREILYKNIEARVDLMIENGLINEVKSILNLGYGKSLNSLNTVGYKEIIDYLEDKISLERAIELIKRNTRRYAKRQLTWFRKDDRITWFDVSSEKSLEKICDKILCSIA, from the coding sequence TTGGAACTAAAAGTTTTAATTATTGTTGGTCCAACTTGCAGTGGAAAAACCACTTTGGGAATTAAACTTGCACAAAAACTAAATAGCGAAATTATTTCTGCCGACAGTCGGCAAATTTTTAAACTATTAAATATAGGAACAGCAAAACCAACCGAGACTGAATTAAATTTGGTTAAACATCATTTTATCAATAAGTTAAATCCGGATGAAATATATAATGTTAGCAAATTTGAAAAAGACAGTTTAGAAATAATTAATAATTTGCACAAACAAAATAAAATTCCAATTGTTGTTGGAGGAAGCGGATTATACATTAAAGCAATTGTTGATGGAATTTTTGATGAAGTTGATATAGATGAAAATTACAGAACAGAATTATTAGAAAAACGGAAACAATTCGGGAATGAATATCTTTATGAAATGTTGAATAAAATTGATGAAAAAACTGCTTCAAATTTACTTCCGCAAAATTGGAAAAGAATAATTCGCGCTCTCGAGGTTTTTCATCTAACTGGAAAACCAATTTGGGAGTTTCATATTTCTCAAAGTAGAAATTTAAATTTGGATTTCATTCAAATAGGTTTGAATTGGCAAAGAGAAATTTTATATAAAAATATTGAAGCAAGAGTTGATTTAATGATAGAAAACGGACTGATAAATGAAGTAAAATCAATTTTGAATTTGGGATATGGAAAAAGTCTAAATTCCTTAAATACAGTTGGATATAAAGAAATTATTGATTATTTAGAAGATAAAATTTCACTCGAAAGAGCAATAGAATTAATAAAAAGAAATACACGAAGATATGCTAAACGTCAGCTTACTTGGTTTAGAAAAGATGATAGAATAACATGGTTTGATGTATCTTCGGAAAAAAGTCTTGAAAAAATTTGTGATAAAATTTTATGTTCAATCGCTTAG
- a CDS encoding protein-L-isoaspartate(D-aspartate) O-methyltransferase, giving the protein MFEIERTELVENLKQKGIRDINVLSAILSVPRHDFVQQIMISHAYKDVALPIGYGQTISQPYTVAVMTEALKLKPNDKVLEIGTGSGYQAAILKQMGMQVFSIERNEQIYKKVQSLFDEKSIRVYCKCGDGTIGWNEHSPFNGIIVTAGSPSIPENLKKQLAIGGRLVIPVGDKSSQSLKILKKISDENFITDEIPNFAFVPLIGREGWN; this is encoded by the coding sequence ATGTTTGAAATTGAACGAACGGAATTAGTTGAAAACTTAAAACAAAAAGGTATTAGAGATATAAATGTGCTTTCCGCAATTTTATCAGTTCCTAGACATGATTTTGTTCAGCAAATAATGATTTCGCATGCATACAAAGATGTTGCTTTACCAATTGGATACGGACAAACTATTTCGCAGCCTTATACTGTTGCGGTAATGACCGAAGCTTTGAAATTAAAACCGAATGATAAAGTTTTGGAAATTGGGACCGGTTCAGGTTATCAAGCTGCAATTTTAAAACAAATGGGAATGCAAGTTTTTAGTATTGAAAGAAATGAACAAATCTATAAAAAAGTACAAAGTTTGTTTGACGAAAAATCAATTCGTGTTTATTGCAAATGCGGCGACGGAACAATTGGATGGAATGAACATTCTCCATTTAACGGAATTATTGTAACTGCCGGAAGTCCGTCAATTCCAGAAAATCTTAAAAAACAATTGGCAATTGGCGGAAGATTGGTAATTCCGGTTGGAGATAAATCATCTCAATCATTAAAAATTCTGAAAAAAATTTCTGACGAAAATTTTATTACAGATGAAATTCCTAATTTTGCTTTTGTTCCTTTAATTGGAAGAGAAGGTTGGAACTAA
- a CDS encoding DUF2179 domain-containing protein, producing MLENILGALFIMVLRMMDVSFGTFRTITVVQGKKYLAGVIGFCEVLIWIFGMRYIFQHLDNTYNMLGYALGFALGNVIGITLEEKVAMGYVQVNIISMHFAENIANELRKAKFGVTILPAEGGSGGMSLLIILIRRRDLTKARKIVEEIDKNCFISVQPSRPYRGFIHGSRK from the coding sequence ATGTTGGAAAATATTCTTGGTGCTCTTTTTATTATGGTTTTGCGAATGATGGATGTTTCATTTGGAACTTTTAGAACAATTACAGTTGTTCAAGGTAAAAAATATTTAGCTGGAGTAATAGGATTTTGCGAAGTTCTGATTTGGATTTTTGGAATGAGATATATTTTTCAGCATTTGGATAACACTTATAATATGCTTGGTTATGCATTAGGTTTTGCTTTAGGAAATGTAATAGGTATAACACTTGAAGAAAAAGTTGCAATGGGCTATGTTCAAGTAAATATTATTTCAATGCATTTTGCAGAAAATATTGCAAATGAATTAAGAAAAGCTAAATTTGGAGTTACAATTCTTCCAGCTGAAGGTGGTTCCGGTGGAATGTCTCTATTAATAATTTTAATCAGAAGACGTGATTTAACAAAAGCTAGAAAAATTGTTGAAGAAATTGATAAAAATTGTTTCATTTCTGTTCAGCCATCAAGACCATATAGAGGTTTTATACATGGTTCAAGAAAATGA
- a CDS encoding sodium:solute symporter — protein sequence MSILDWIVLIGFLLFVLVYGIWKTRGKKNIQEYLLANRSTPWYTVTLSIMATQASAITFLSTPGQAYVDGMRFVQFYLGLPIAMIILSITVVPIFHRLNVYTAYEYLEQRFDLKNRILGSVLFLIQRGLAAGFTILAPALIISILLGWDIQLTIFAIGGIVILYTTSGGTDAVNKTHLLQMIIITFGMFSAFFMILHYLPNDISFLDATQIAGKMGKLNAITFDFDLNDRYNIWTGLIGGTFLALSYFGTDQSQVQRYLSGKSVAQSRIGLLANGIIKIPMQFSILFLGTMVFVFYQFITPPLFFNSIELEKVKNSNYSAEYSNIKNQFDEIHKEKRNQLREMLDAENSENENVNEISEKINNSAAQEKKLKSEVTSLIKKVDSSADTNDINYIFLSFVINYLPAGLIGLILASIFSASMSSTSAELNALASTSVIDIYKRLIKSDGSDRHYVFVSKIATVFWGFYAIGFAMFANKLGSLIEAVNILGSLFYGTILGIFLIAFYFKKVNGTATFYSAIIAETIVILIYLFTSIPYLWYNVIGCLVLIAIAVFLNRFATSN from the coding sequence ATGAGTATTCTTGATTGGATTGTTCTTATAGGTTTTTTGTTGTTTGTTTTGGTTTACGGAATTTGGAAAACCAGAGGCAAAAAAAATATTCAAGAATATCTGCTTGCAAATAGATCAACTCCTTGGTACACCGTAACGCTTTCAATAATGGCAACTCAAGCAAGTGCAATTACATTTCTTTCAACTCCTGGACAAGCATATGTTGACGGGATGCGTTTTGTACAATTCTATCTTGGTCTACCAATTGCTATGATTATTCTTTCAATAACTGTTGTTCCAATTTTTCACAGATTAAATGTTTATACAGCTTATGAATATTTAGAGCAAAGATTTGATTTAAAAAATAGAATTTTAGGAAGTGTGCTTTTTTTAATTCAAAGAGGCTTGGCAGCCGGATTTACAATTTTAGCTCCAGCATTAATTATTTCTATTTTACTTGGTTGGGATATTCAGCTTACAATTTTTGCAATTGGCGGAATTGTAATTTTATACACCACTTCCGGCGGTACTGATGCTGTTAACAAAACTCACTTATTACAAATGATAATAATTACATTCGGAATGTTCTCTGCATTCTTTATGATTTTGCATTATTTACCAAACGATATTTCATTTTTAGATGCTACACAAATTGCCGGGAAAATGGGCAAACTAAATGCAATTACTTTCGATTTTGATTTGAATGACAGATACAATATTTGGACGGGATTAATCGGCGGAACATTTTTAGCATTATCATATTTTGGAACTGATCAATCTCAAGTTCAAAGATATCTTTCCGGCAAATCTGTTGCACAAAGTAGAATTGGACTTTTAGCAAACGGAATTATTAAAATTCCAATGCAGTTCAGTATACTTTTTCTAGGAACGATGGTATTTGTATTTTATCAATTTATTACTCCACCTCTTTTCTTTAATTCTATTGAATTGGAAAAAGTAAAAAACAGTAATTACTCAGCTGAATATTCAAATATTAAAAATCAGTTTGATGAAATTCATAAAGAAAAAAGAAATCAATTAAGGGAAATGTTAGATGCAGAAAATTCAGAAAATGAAAATGTTAATGAAATTTCTGAAAAAATAAATAATTCTGCAGCTCAAGAAAAAAAACTTAAATCAGAAGTTACAAGCTTAATCAAAAAAGTTGATTCAAGTGCGGATACAAATGATATAAACTATATTTTCCTTAGTTTTGTTATAAATTATTTACCAGCGGGATTAATTGGATTAATTTTGGCTTCTATATTTTCAGCTTCAATGTCATCAACTTCTGCAGAGTTAAATGCTTTGGCCTCAACATCCGTAATTGATATTTACAAAAGATTAATTAAATCGGATGGATCAGATAGACATTATGTTTTTGTATCAAAAATAGCAACAGTTTTTTGGGGATTTTATGCAATCGGTTTTGCAATGTTCGCAAACAAATTAGGTTCGTTAATTGAAGCTGTGAATATTCTTGGATCATTATTTTATGGAACGATTTTGGGCATATTTTTGATTGCATTTTATTTCAAAAAAGTAAACGGAACTGCAACTTTTTATTCTGCAATCATTGCTGAAACAATCGTAATCTTAATTTACCTTTTCACCTCAATTCCATATCTCTGGTATAACGTAATTGGATGTTTAGTATTAATTGCCATAGCAGTTTTTCTAAATAGGTTTGCAACTTCTAATTAA